A window of Cucurbita pepo subsp. pepo cultivar mu-cu-16 chromosome LG06, ASM280686v2, whole genome shotgun sequence contains these coding sequences:
- the LOC111797737 gene encoding transmembrane protein 56-like, with product MSLKSYQSQAEQLLKYLVLSDPVVPYISIPAGILASKLVYDVTDLISGVYFKSYSNLSRIQRVEWNNRAMSTLHAIFITAASLYMVFLSDLFSDRYFSLITFRSSTISAFGLGVSAGYFFTDLGMILWFYPALGGMEYVLHHLLSLLAVAYAMLTGEGQLYTYMVLISETTTPGINLRWYLDTAGMKKSKAYLINGVVIFFAWLVARILLFMYMFYHVYFHLNQVLQMHAFGQLLVFVVPLVLSVMNCMWFAIIFKGLKKTLAKRQ from the exons ATGTCACTTAAGTCGTATCAAAGCCAGGCTGAGCAACTACTTAAGTATCTTGTACTATCAGATCCTGTTGTACCATACATTTCCATTCCCGCAGGCATACTTGCTAGTAAATTG GTCTATGACGTAACTGATTTGATCAGCGGTGTTTACTTCAAGAGTTATTCCAACCTTTCTAGGATTCAGCGGGTGGAGTGGAACAACCG GGCTATGTCAACTCTCCATGCCATTTTCATCACAGCAGCGTCATTGTACATGGTGTTTTTGTCAGATCTCTTTTCTGACCGATATTTTAGCCTTATTACCTTTCGTAGTTCAACAATATCTGCATTTGGCCTGGGT GTGTCTGCCGGTTACTTCTTTACTGATTTGGGAATGATCTTGTGGTTTTATCCTGCACTTGGTGGAATGGAGTAT GTGTTACATCATCTCCTTTCTCTCTTAGCTGTGGCCTATGCTATGTTGACTGGTGAGGGGCAACTTTACACCTACATGGTTCTCATCTCTGAAACGACTACACCTGGAATCAATTTGAGATG GTACCTTGACACAGCTGGAATGAAGAAGTCAAAAGCATACCTCATAAATGGGGTTGTGATATTCTTCGCTTGGCTG GTTGCCAGAATTCTTCTGTTCATGTACATGTTTTACCATGTCTACTTCCACTTGAATCAG GTTCTCCAGATGCACGCTTTTGGGCAGCTTTTGGTTTTCGTGGTTCCATTGGTATTATCGGTCATGAACTGTATGTGGTTCGCGATAATATTCAAAGGATTGAAAAAGACATTGGCAAAGAGAcaatga